One stretch of Tachysurus fulvidraco isolate hzauxx_2018 chromosome 12, HZAU_PFXX_2.0, whole genome shotgun sequence DNA includes these proteins:
- the mrpl35 gene encoding 39S ribosomal protein L35, mitochondrial, translating to MAATLTRGLLGIVRPLAVVGQSCFNHAVKAPVFLSRFSSLVQRQLHFKAPPSLDACGLHHQTLLQRVSPLIPSLTQQPCRTITYYSVKKGKRKTVKAVVYRFLRLHCGLWVRRKAGYKKKLWKKSAARKKRLREHVFCNKTQCKKLDKMTTSFWKRRNWYLNDPYQKYHDRVNL from the exons ATGGCGGCCACCTTGACTAGAGGACTGTTAG GTATAGTGAGACCTCTTGCAGTTGTGGGACAGTCGTGTTTTAATCACGCAGTCAAAGctcctgtgtttctctctcGCTTCTCTTCACTTGTTCAGCGACAGCTTCATTTTAAAGCGCCGCCTTCTCTTGATGCTTGTGGTCTTCATCATCAGACGCTACTTCAACG AGTGTCTCCTCTAATCCCATCACTGACGCAGCAGCCCTGCAGAACCATAACATATTACAGTGTGAAGAAGGGCAAGAGGAAGACCGTGAAAGCTGTGGTGTATAGATTTCTGAGGCTGCACTGTGGGCTGTGGGTGAGGAGGAAG gcTGGATACAAGAAGAAGCTTTGGAAAAAATCAGCAGCCAGAAAGAAGCGTTTAAGAGAGCATGTATTCTGCAATAAGACTCAGTGCAAAAAATTAGACAAAATGACGACATCTTTTTGGAAACGAAGAAACTGGTACCTCAACGATCCTTATCAGAAATACCATGACAGGGTTAATCTGTAA
- the nt5c1ab gene encoding cytosolic 5'-nucleotidase 1A isoform X1, with amino-acid sequence MSLHDGQMASNGEEYLRGMKVQDPSTPSKKPQSPKPENAITIAVSSRVLFNMDLEQQVFEQKGMEEYLKYQIQHETEPFAPGPAFPFIKALEAVNVQLRKLYPDSEELFDVVLMTNHHANVGLRLINSINHHKLFIERFCMTGGNSPIGYLKAYHTNLYLSADSNKVKEALEEGIAAATMFKSEKVTEVSETQLRVAFDGDAVLFSDESERIFKTQGLDKFFEHEKAHENKLLDHGPLKGFFEALGKLQKKFFAKGQRMDCPIRTYLVTARSAASSGTRALKTLRSWGLEPDEALFLAGAPKGPMLAKIKPHIFFDDQIFHIEGAAELGTIAAHVPYGVAQKVLLKENK; translated from the exons ATGAGTCTCCATGATGGACAAATGGCCAGTAATGGTGAGGAATATTTGAGAGGCATGAAGGTGCAGGATCCCTCAACCCCATCTAAGAAACCTCAATCT CCCAAGCCTGAAAATGCCATCACAATTGCTGTATCATCACGCGTCCTCTTTAACATGGATCTGGAGCAGCAGGTCTTTGAACAAAAAGGCATGGAGGAGTACCTGAAGTACCAGATTCAACATGAGACTGAACCCTTTGCTCCAGGACCTGCTTTCCCCTTTATTAAG GCTCTGGAAGCTGTCAATGTGCAGCTGAGAAAACTTTATCCAGACAGCGAAGAGCTCTTTGATGTGGTGCTGATGACTAACCATCATGCCAATGTTGGGCTCAGACTCATCAACTCAATCAATCACCACA AGCTGTTCATTGAGCGCTTCTGTATGACTGGAGGCAATAGTCCAATTGGGTATCTGAAAGCCTACCACACCAACCTGTATCTGTCTGCCGATTCAAATAAAGTGAAAGAGGCCTTAGAGGAAG GGATCGCAGCAGCCACCATGTTCAAATCGGAGAAGGTGACTGAGGTGTCAGAGACACAGCTGAGAGTGGCCTTCGATGGAGATGCAGTGCTGTTCTCGGACGAGTCTGAGAGAATCTTTAAAACGCAAGGCCTGGACAAATTTTTTGAACATGAAAAGGCCCATGAAAACAAGCTACTTGATCAT GGTCCACTGAAGGGATTCTTTGAGGCTTTGGGGAAACTGCAAAAGAAATTCTTTGCCAAAGGCCAGCGTATGGACTGTCCCATCCGCACCTACCTTGTGACTGCTCGCAGTGCAGCTAGTTCAGGTACGCGTGCCTTGAAGACCTTGCGTTCTTGGGGCCTAGAGCCAGATGAAGCGCTTTTCTTGGCTGGAGCACCTAAGGGCCCTATGCTGGCAAAAATCAAGCCCCACATTTTCTTTGATGATCAAATATTCCATATAGAGGGGGCTGCAGAGCTGGGAACTATAGCAGCTCATGTTCCCTATGGAGTCGCACAGAAAGtgttattaaaagaaaacaaatga
- the si:dkey-21a6.5 gene encoding sushi, von Willebrand factor type A, EGF and pentraxin domain-containing protein 1: MAHLGIQSVVVGLCLFGVVRSQTTLTPAVTTTTITENVTTITVNWSMSSTTPIMLSTTTPGCSNLNISSCEACAPGTYYDNETLLCSCCPEPGLCIFPRGCRSCSLGFYQPLAGQKTCLPCTPGFYSNLTGSPVCQACPAGSYTNESSAVSCQACAPGFYASTQNATNCNQCPEGTYCNSSSCAQCQMCPSGSEALQTGSMQCSPCRPGMYKTSHQKMCQICSSGFYQVQWGQENCDVCPEDHYCPSPDVNPIQCPSDAFCPEGSTAPGYCMETFFRKAGDTCELSPLTIALIVIGGGLFLLFISLLVFRRRRDTDGELSLSRAPLLRKDRPSRQVYGVPCDADPVYAGW; the protein is encoded by the exons ATGGCACATTTGGGAATCCAGTCTGTTGTCGTGGGACTCTGTTTGTTCG gaGTAGTGAGAAGTCAGACTACTCTCACCCCAGCTGTGACCACAACCACCATCACTGAGAACGTGACCACCATCACGGTTAATTGGAGTATGTCCTCAACCACCCCTATCATGCTCAGCACCACTACACCTGGCTGCTCGAACTTGAACATCTCTAGTTGTGAGGCCTGTGCACCAGGCACCTACTATGACAATG AGACGTTACTGTGTTCATGTTGTCCGGAGCCTGGGCTGTGTATTTTCCCCAGAGGCTGTCGTTCCTGCTCATTGGGCTTTTATCAACCGCTAGCAGGCCAGAAGACATGTCTTCCCTGCACACCAGGCTTCTACTCTAA TCTCACAGGGAGCCCTGTGTGTCAGGCCTGTCCTGCTGGTTCTTATACTAATGAAAGTAGTGCAGTGTCATGTCAGGCCTGTGCTCCAG gttTTTATGCATCCACACAGAATGCCACCAACTGTAACCAATGTCCGGAGGGTACATACTGCAA CTCCTCCAGTTGTGCTCAATGCCAAATGTGTCCTTCCGGCTCTGAAGCCCTACAGACTGGCAGCATGCAGTGTTCCCCCTGTCGCCCAG GCATGTACAAGACCTCCCACCAGAAAATGTGCCAGATCTGCAGCAGCGGATTCTATCAGGTCCAATGGGGCCAGGAGAACTGTGACGTCTGCCCTGAAGATCACTACTGCCCA AGTCCTGATGTTAATCCAATTCAGTGCCCTAGTGATGCGTTTTGCCCCGAGGGCAGCACTGCTCCAGGTTATTGCATGGAGACTTTCTTCAGGAAGGCTGGAGACACGTGCGAACTTTCTCCTCTCACCATAGCTCTAATTGTCATTGGAGGAGGAT tgtttcttctgtttatttccCTACTGGTTTTTCGTCGGAGGAGGGATACAGACGGtgaactgtctctctctcgtgccCCACTTCTGCGGAAGGACCGTCCTTCTCGCCAGGTGTATGGAGTCCCGTGTGATGCAGATCCTGTGTATGCAGGGTGGTGA
- the nt5c1ab gene encoding cytosolic 5'-nucleotidase 1A isoform X3 yields the protein MSLHDGQMASNGEEYLRGMKVQDPSTPSKKPQSPKPENAITIAVSSRVLFNMDLEQQVFEQKGMEEYLKYQIQHETEPFAPGPAFPFIKALEAVNVQLRKLYPDSEELFDVVLMTNHHANVGLRLINSINHHKLFIERFCMTGGNSPIGYLKAYHTNLYLSADSNKVKEALEEGIAAATMFKSEKVTEVSETQLRVAFDGDAVLFSDESERIFKTQGLDKFFEHEKAHENKLLDHGPLKGFFEALGKLQKKFFAKGQRMDCPIRTYLVTARSAASSDLLANRNL from the exons ATGAGTCTCCATGATGGACAAATGGCCAGTAATGGTGAGGAATATTTGAGAGGCATGAAGGTGCAGGATCCCTCAACCCCATCTAAGAAACCTCAATCT CCCAAGCCTGAAAATGCCATCACAATTGCTGTATCATCACGCGTCCTCTTTAACATGGATCTGGAGCAGCAGGTCTTTGAACAAAAAGGCATGGAGGAGTACCTGAAGTACCAGATTCAACATGAGACTGAACCCTTTGCTCCAGGACCTGCTTTCCCCTTTATTAAG GCTCTGGAAGCTGTCAATGTGCAGCTGAGAAAACTTTATCCAGACAGCGAAGAGCTCTTTGATGTGGTGCTGATGACTAACCATCATGCCAATGTTGGGCTCAGACTCATCAACTCAATCAATCACCACA AGCTGTTCATTGAGCGCTTCTGTATGACTGGAGGCAATAGTCCAATTGGGTATCTGAAAGCCTACCACACCAACCTGTATCTGTCTGCCGATTCAAATAAAGTGAAAGAGGCCTTAGAGGAAG GGATCGCAGCAGCCACCATGTTCAAATCGGAGAAGGTGACTGAGGTGTCAGAGACACAGCTGAGAGTGGCCTTCGATGGAGATGCAGTGCTGTTCTCGGACGAGTCTGAGAGAATCTTTAAAACGCAAGGCCTGGACAAATTTTTTGAACATGAAAAGGCCCATGAAAACAAGCTACTTGATCAT GGTCCACTGAAGGGATTCTTTGAGGCTTTGGGGAAACTGCAAAAGAAATTCTTTGCCAAAGGCCAGCGTATGGACTGTCCCATCCGCACCTACCTTGTGACTGCTCGCAGTGCAGCTAGTTCAG ATCTGTTAGCAAACCGAAATCTGTGA
- the nt5c1ab gene encoding cytosolic 5'-nucleotidase 1A isoform X2 encodes MSSFIDIPMNPKPENAITIAVSSRVLFNMDLEQQVFEQKGMEEYLKYQIQHETEPFAPGPAFPFIKALEAVNVQLRKLYPDSEELFDVVLMTNHHANVGLRLINSINHHKLFIERFCMTGGNSPIGYLKAYHTNLYLSADSNKVKEALEEGIAAATMFKSEKVTEVSETQLRVAFDGDAVLFSDESERIFKTQGLDKFFEHEKAHENKLLDHGPLKGFFEALGKLQKKFFAKGQRMDCPIRTYLVTARSAASSGTRALKTLRSWGLEPDEALFLAGAPKGPMLAKIKPHIFFDDQIFHIEGAAELGTIAAHVPYGVAQKVLLKENK; translated from the exons ATGTCATCATTTATCGATATTCCAATGAAT CCCAAGCCTGAAAATGCCATCACAATTGCTGTATCATCACGCGTCCTCTTTAACATGGATCTGGAGCAGCAGGTCTTTGAACAAAAAGGCATGGAGGAGTACCTGAAGTACCAGATTCAACATGAGACTGAACCCTTTGCTCCAGGACCTGCTTTCCCCTTTATTAAG GCTCTGGAAGCTGTCAATGTGCAGCTGAGAAAACTTTATCCAGACAGCGAAGAGCTCTTTGATGTGGTGCTGATGACTAACCATCATGCCAATGTTGGGCTCAGACTCATCAACTCAATCAATCACCACA AGCTGTTCATTGAGCGCTTCTGTATGACTGGAGGCAATAGTCCAATTGGGTATCTGAAAGCCTACCACACCAACCTGTATCTGTCTGCCGATTCAAATAAAGTGAAAGAGGCCTTAGAGGAAG GGATCGCAGCAGCCACCATGTTCAAATCGGAGAAGGTGACTGAGGTGTCAGAGACACAGCTGAGAGTGGCCTTCGATGGAGATGCAGTGCTGTTCTCGGACGAGTCTGAGAGAATCTTTAAAACGCAAGGCCTGGACAAATTTTTTGAACATGAAAAGGCCCATGAAAACAAGCTACTTGATCAT GGTCCACTGAAGGGATTCTTTGAGGCTTTGGGGAAACTGCAAAAGAAATTCTTTGCCAAAGGCCAGCGTATGGACTGTCCCATCCGCACCTACCTTGTGACTGCTCGCAGTGCAGCTAGTTCAGGTACGCGTGCCTTGAAGACCTTGCGTTCTTGGGGCCTAGAGCCAGATGAAGCGCTTTTCTTGGCTGGAGCACCTAAGGGCCCTATGCTGGCAAAAATCAAGCCCCACATTTTCTTTGATGATCAAATATTCCATATAGAGGGGGCTGCAGAGCTGGGAACTATAGCAGCTCATGTTCCCTATGGAGTCGCACAGAAAGtgttattaaaagaaaacaaatga
- the zfyve28 gene encoding lateral signaling target protein 2 homolog → MMNRFRKWLYKPKRTDPQLLAQFYYADEELNQVASELDSLDGRKDPQRCTLLVNQFRSCQDNVLNIINQIMDECIPEDRANRDFCVKFPEEIRHDNLAGQLWFGAECLAAGSIIMNREIESMAMRPLAKDLTHSLEEVRNITRDQALRDLNFYTERMREVLRQFDSLFAEFELSYVSAMVPVKSPKEYYVQQEVIVLFCETVERALKLGYLTQDMIDDYEPALMFTIPRLAIVCGLVVYPDGPLNLENKPEDMSELFRPFRTLLKKIRDLLQTLTEEELTTLERNLCISQDGEFPGDPISSATESAPSVNSKSQVEDAQKREEQQEVERVTELCSSQCEEDEAWDQEQQEVTIEGEKDTEVDLSCSMQYDEEEIEQLNMMVHRVGDHMSTLLSPPSQRPSTAHYLRKKQPNAGISNVSASFGESSTTSSTENSPQRAPSSQHEEEDRVFFMDDLEGMGNGRDAGTSSGELFQGQHISPIINLRTLKSVRPEPTSDSTCNGWLTACQSNEDFHQSSQEKLCLSSGLAGTSETLPLVNGWEGQLDSEEGGEPAEVIAHRTGGMKLSATVIFNPRSPNQAELVVLPRSTEGTAHRLLNSCVCCAAGCVDAHDDPTTTDITSGDENLDFSKCKLAITSTVIQSAMGACGTGKGDAPLPLPPPPGPQQLMEEEENQERGRFTHGPCCEKCLANSSKLSPHRDTGEVESKDGYPHQERACLVMASSAAKEKQSKEDSKNESSLQVSPLSSGTSSDYECVSVTTCSLSSSCTPSSVSSLTTSSEMSEELDHQELQLALQASKLVAHNKIRARFHSSSDLIHRLFVCISGVADQLQTNYASDLRSILKTLFEVMATKSEQGDNEKQKKAPRIGSAGLEDCALCQETMTSSELAAKARDGQFEDPPEWVPDEACDSCIACKAPFTVIRRKHHCRSCGKIFCSRCSSHSAPLPRYGQMKPVRVCTHCYMFHVTPFYSERTSV, encoded by the exons AGGACGGACCCTCAGCTTCTTGCCCAGTTTTACTATGCAGATGAAGAGCTGAACCAGGTGGCCTCAGAACTGGATAGTCTGGATGGCAGGAAGGACCCTCAGAGATGTACGCTGCTCGTCAACCAGTTCCGCTCGTGCCAG GACAACGTGCTGAATATCATAAACCAGATCATGGATGAGTGTATACCAGAAGATAGAGCAAACAGAGACTTCTGTGTAAAATTTCCAGAAGAGATCCGCCATGACAACCTTGCAGGACAGCTTTGGTTTGGGGCAGAG TGCCTAGCGGCAGGCTCAATCATCATGAACCGTGAGATCGAGAGTATGGCGATGCGGCCGTTGGCCAAAGACTTGACACATAGTCTGGAGGAGGTGCGCAACATTACTCGTGACCAAGCACTGCGAGACCTCAACTTCTACACGGAGCGCATGAGGGAGGTGCTGCGCCAGTTTGACAGCCTTTTTGCTGAGTTTGAACTCAG TTATGTATCTGCCATGGTGCCTGTAAAGTCTCCTAAAGAGTACTACGTCCAGCAGGAGGTGATTGTTCTCTTCTGTGAGACTGTAGAGAG GGCCCTAAAGCTTGGCTATCTCACACAAGACATGATTGATGATTATGAACCCGCTCTCATGTTTACAATCCCCCGACTAGCTATCGTATG CGGACTTGTTGTGTATCCTGACGGACCTCTTAACCTGGAAAATAAGCCAGAGGACATGTCCGAACTCTTCCGACCCTTCCGCACGTTACTGAAGAAAATTAG gGACTTGTTGCAGACTCTGACAGAAGAAGAGTTAACAACCCTGGAGCGAAATCTGTGTATCTCACAGGATGGTGAGTTTCCTGGAGACCCCATCTCCTCTGCCACAGAGTCTGCTCCCTCTGTCAACTCCAAGAGTCAGGTGGAGGATGCACAGAAAAGAGAAGAGCAACAGGAAGTGGAGAGGGTGACAGAGCTATGTTCCTCTCAGTGTGAGGAGGATGAGGCATGGGACCAGGAACAGCAGGAGGTTACAATTGAAGGTGAGAAGGACACTGAAGTTGACCTATCCTGTTCCATGCAGTATGACGAAGAGGAGATTGAGCAGCTCAACATGATGGTGCACCGTGTTGGTGATCACATGTCCACACTGCTCTCACCTCCAAGCCAGAGACCATCTACAGCTCATTATCTCAGAAAAAAACAGCCCAATGCGGGCATATCTAATGTGTCTGCTAGCTTTGGGGAATCAAGCACAACCTCAAGCACTGAAAACTCTCCTCAGCGAGCTCCAAGCTCCCAACACGAGGAAGAAGACCGGGTCTTCTTTATGGATGACCTGGAAGGCATGGGCAATGGTAGAGATGCTGGAACAAGCTCAGGAGAATTATTTCAGGGACAGCACATCTCTCCCATCATAAACCTCAGAACCCTTAAGTCTGTCAGGCCAGAGCCTACAAGTGACTCCACCTGCAATGGATGGTTGACGGCCTGTCAATCAAACGAGGATTTTCATCAAAGCAGCCAGGAAAAACTGTGCCTCTCTTCTGGACTTGCAGGAACCTCAGAAACATTACCCCTTGTGAATGGCTGGGAGGGACAGCTGGACAGTGAGGAAGGGGGAGAGCCTGCCGAGGTCATTGCTCACCGGACTGGAGGAATGAAACTGTCAGCCACTGTGATCTTTAACCCACGCTCACCCAACCAGGCTGAGTTGGTGGTTTTGCCACGCTCAACTGAGGGAACTGCTCACCGCCTGCTCAACTCCTGTGTGTGCTGCGCTGCTGGATGTGTCGATGCCCATGATGACCCCACTACCACAGATATCACTTCTGGAGATGAGAATCTGGACTTTAGCAAGTGCAAGCTTGCCATCACAAGCACTGTTATCCAGTCAGCAATGGGTGCCTGTGGTACGGGGAAGGGAGATGCACCTTTGCCCCTCCCACCTCCACCTGGCCCACAACAAttgatggaggaggaggagaaccAAGAGAGAGGAAGGTTTACTCATGGCCCCTGTTGTGAGAAGTGCCTTGCCAACAGCTCCAAGCTCtccccacacagagacactggaGAGGTCGAGTCAAAAGATGGATATCCCCATCAGGAAAGAGCTTGCCTAGTAATGGCTAGCTCTGCAGCAAAAGAGAAACAGTCCAAAGAAGACAGCAAAAATGAATCCAG TTTACAGGTATCCCCTCTCAGTTCAGGCACCAGCAGTgactatgagtgtgtgtctgtcaccaCATGCAGTCTGTCCAGTTCATGTACACCCAG TTCTGTCAGTAGTTTGACCACCAGCTCAGAGATGTCTGAGGAGCTTGATCACCAGGAGCTTCAGCTGGCACTGCAGGCTTCTAAATTGGTTGCTCACAACAAAATACGAGCTCGCTTCCATAGCAGTAGTGACCTCATCCATCGTCTGTTTGTCTGCATATCAG GTGTGGCAGATCAATTGCAAACAAATTATGCAAGTGACCTAAGGAGCATCCTGAAGACACTGTTTGAGGTCATGGCAACAAAATCAGAGCAAGGGGACAatgagaaacagaagaaag CACCAAGAATAGGAAGCGCTGGATTAGAAGACTGTGCGCTTTGTCAAGAGACCATGACCTCGTCGGAGCTTGCGGCAAAGGCACGGGACGGCCAGTTTGAAG ACCCTCCTGAGTGGGTTCCGGATGAGGCCTGTGACTCCTGCATTGCCTGTAAGGCTCCTTTCACTGTTATCCGGAGGAAGCACCACTGTAGGAGCTGTGGAAAG ATCTTCTGCTCTCGCTGCTCTTCCCATTCAGCCCCATTACCCCGTTATGGTCAGATGAAGCCTGTGAGAGTGTGCACTCACTGTTACATGTTTCACGTCACACCTTTCTACAGTGAGCGGACTAGTGTTTGA